Proteins encoded by one window of Agrobacterium vitis:
- a CDS encoding adenylate/guanylate cyclase domain-containing protein, with protein MAVDVKKSLWSERRIRKARLGSGLVIFLFLAMHMANHATGLISVDFADRARLWFLGVWRTPPGTVALYGSLLTHMGLALRAVYIRRSFTMPKSEALQIVLGLVVPLLIIDHIVATRIASSLFHLRDNYQSVVHSMWSTSPVDGWRQSLAIVILWLHGCIGVHFWLRFRPWYERSKTGFLTVAILLPILSLLGFVEMGRTIASPTFWLSGYPGGYYEPAALTSSEAGWIQIIRLALYGLFFLSIGVVVALRIARRLTERAHLITVRYPNGETVRVPRGFTLLEASRLAGQPHYAVCGGKGQCSTCRVQVIDGEQQLPPAETLEQGTLNRIKAGPGVRLACQLRPKANLTVMPLMVAMPQSATVDSSHEVIPGRERDIAVLFCDLRHFTMLTESRLPFDIVFLLNRYFAVVGHAVEEAGGRLDKFIGDGAMALFGVTGSPEVACRQALKAANGIIAGLEELNRQLANELTVPLRIAIGIHTGPAVVGTLGYGSVRNLTAIGDTVNVASRLESVAKEFETQLVISEPVATLAGLAVPESAGREISIRGRAEPLKVFILNEATRVALNLSEVGKT; from the coding sequence ATGGCCGTGGACGTCAAAAAAAGCCTCTGGTCGGAACGCCGGATACGCAAGGCCCGGCTCGGTTCGGGGCTGGTGATTTTCCTGTTCCTCGCCATGCATATGGCCAATCATGCCACCGGGTTGATTTCGGTGGATTTCGCCGATCGCGCCCGTTTGTGGTTTCTGGGTGTTTGGCGTACCCCCCCCGGCACAGTCGCGCTTTACGGTTCTCTCCTTACGCATATGGGTCTGGCCCTGCGCGCCGTCTATATCCGCCGCAGCTTTACTATGCCCAAATCCGAAGCGTTGCAGATCGTGCTTGGTCTGGTGGTGCCGCTGCTGATCATCGACCATATTGTCGCGACCAGGATTGCCTCCTCGCTCTTTCATCTGCGTGACAACTATCAGTCTGTTGTCCATTCCATGTGGAGCACGTCGCCTGTCGATGGATGGCGGCAGTCGCTGGCCATCGTCATTTTATGGCTGCATGGATGTATTGGAGTCCATTTTTGGCTGCGCTTCCGGCCATGGTATGAAAGGTCCAAAACGGGTTTCCTGACGGTGGCCATTCTGCTGCCGATCCTGTCTCTGCTCGGTTTTGTCGAGATGGGCCGCACGATTGCCAGTCCAACCTTCTGGTTGAGCGGTTATCCGGGAGGCTATTACGAACCGGCCGCCTTGACATCAAGCGAAGCGGGATGGATCCAGATTATCCGTCTGGCACTTTATGGATTGTTTTTCCTGTCTATCGGCGTGGTTGTCGCCTTGCGCATTGCCCGCAGACTGACCGAGCGGGCGCATCTGATCACCGTCCGTTATCCGAACGGCGAGACGGTCAGGGTGCCGCGTGGCTTCACCCTGCTTGAGGCCAGCCGTCTGGCTGGTCAACCGCATTATGCCGTATGTGGCGGCAAGGGCCAATGTTCGACCTGCCGTGTCCAGGTTATCGATGGAGAGCAACAGCTGCCGCCTGCTGAAACGCTGGAGCAGGGTACGTTGAACCGGATCAAGGCTGGCCCCGGTGTGCGACTTGCCTGCCAGCTTCGCCCCAAGGCGAACCTCACAGTCATGCCGCTTATGGTGGCGATGCCGCAAAGCGCCACGGTGGATAGCAGTCATGAGGTAATACCCGGCCGCGAACGCGATATTGCCGTGCTGTTCTGCGACCTGCGACATTTCACGATGCTGACGGAAAGCCGGCTGCCTTTCGACATCGTCTTTCTGCTGAACCGCTATTTCGCCGTGGTCGGCCATGCCGTGGAAGAGGCAGGAGGGCGACTGGATAAATTCATCGGCGATGGCGCCATGGCGCTTTTCGGTGTCACGGGCTCGCCCGAGGTGGCGTGTCGCCAGGCGTTGAAGGCGGCAAACGGTATTATTGCCGGTCTGGAGGAGTTGAACCGGCAATTGGCCAACGAACTGACGGTACCGCTCAGGATCGCCATTGGTATTCATACCGGTCCGGCCGTAGTGGGAACGTTGGGTTACGGCAGCGTTCGTAATCTCACAGCCATTGGCGATACCGTCAATGTCGCCAGCCGGCTTGAATCGGTGGCCAAGGAATTCGAAACGCAACTGGTGATTTCCGAACCCGTCGCTACTCTGGCGGGGCTTGCGGTGCCGGAAAGCGCCGGCCGGGAAATTTCCATTCGCGGTCGTGCGGAGCCGTTAAAAGTCTTCATCCTGAATGAGGCGACACGCGTTGCGCTCAACCTTTCCGAGGTTGGCAAGACATAA